A stretch of Natator depressus isolate rNatDep1 chromosome 2, rNatDep2.hap1, whole genome shotgun sequence DNA encodes these proteins:
- the FAM210A gene encoding protein FAM210A, with the protein MQRNLIQTVFQLAHRTCLVPHRTGFLQHLNGKPVLPQTGCKVVLALGPEKQCLHASATLSLSKEGKSLDVFSSQPEGTHHKEQKEGNPLKPASDIPQGTPVESSSLEPDPLQDKSISLFQRFKRTFKQYGKVMIPVHLLTSSVWFGSFYYAAMKGVNVVPFLEFIGVPESIVSILKNSQSGYALTAYAMYKIATPARYTVTLGGTSITVKYLRKHGYMSTPPPVTEYLQDRMEETKERLSGKMEETRDMISEKMEETKDRITEKMEETKDRITEKIQETKDKVSFKKRKE; encoded by the exons ATGCAAAGGAATTTAATACAGACTGTGTTTCAGCTGGCACATCGGACATGTTTGGTACCACATCGCACTGGTTTCCTTCAACACTTAAATGGGAAGCCAGTCTTGCCTCAGACTGGATGCAAAGTGGTTTTGGCATTGGGCCCTGAAAAACAGTGTCTCCATGCATCTGCTACACTGTCTCTCTCAAAGGAAGGAAAGTCATTGGATGTATTTTCATCCCAACCAGAAGGCACTCACCACAAAGAACAAAAGGAAGGAAACCCTTTGAAACCAGCTAGTGATATACCCCAGGGGACCCCTGTAGAATCAAGTTCTTTAGAGCCTGATCCATTACAAGACAAATCAATTAGTCTCTTTCAGAGGTTCAAGAGAACTTTTAAACagtatggaaaagttatgattccAGTGCATCTGTTGACTTCCAGTGTATGGTTTGGATCCTTTTACTACGCAGCCATGAA AGGAGTGAATGTCGTGCCTTTCCTAGAGTTCATTGGCGTACCAGAAAGCATTGTAAGCATTCTGAAAAACTCTCAGAGTGGATATGCACTAACTGCATATGCAATGTATAAG ATTGCAACTCCTGCCAGATACACTGTAACTTTAGGAGGAACATCCATTACTGTCAAGTATCTTCGTAAGCATGGCTACATGTCCACGCCCCCTCCGGTAACGGAATACCTACAGGATAGAATGGAAGAAACAAAAGAGCGTCTCTCAGGGAAAATGGAGGAAACCAGAGACATGATTAGTGAAAAAATGGAAGAAACAAAGGATAGAATAACAGAGAAGATGgaagaaacaaaggataggatAACAGAAAAAATACAAGAAACCAAAGataaagtttcatttaaaaaaagaaaagaataa